In a single window of the Gossypium hirsutum isolate 1008001.06 chromosome D02, Gossypium_hirsutum_v2.1, whole genome shotgun sequence genome:
- the LOC107908447 gene encoding uncharacterized protein, with amino-acid sequence MSDHLVLYVDRLVRPVPLQPVESEVGPSTEISGPSCSPKEKEIFRGGGEEEPLIQTAECRICQEEDSVENLETPCACSGSLKYAHRKCVQHWCNEKGDIICEICHQPYQPGYIAPSRPQTEETAIDIGGGWTISGTPVDLRDPRLLAIAEAERQILEAEYDEYAASNASGAAFCRSAALILMALLLLRHALTVPDADAEDDVSTFFSLFLLRAAGFLLPCYIMAWAISILQRQRQRQEAAALAATQVAFVLQSGQRRGMHFTIASGPTMTTHHQESI; translated from the exons ATGAGTGATCACCTGGTTTTGTATGTGGATCGTCTGGTGAGGCCGGTGCCGTTACAGCCGGTGGAGTCGGAGGTTGGTCCCTCAACGGAGATTTCGGGCCCATCCTGCTCGCCCAAGGAAAAGGAGATCTTCCGTGGAGGCGGCGAAGAGGAGCCGCTCATTCAAACGGCGGAGTGCCGCATTTGCCAGGAGGAAGATTCCGTTGAGAATCTTGAGACTCCTTGTGCCTGCAGCGGCAGCCTCaag TATGCGCATAGGAAATGCGTGCAACATTGGTGCAACGAGAAAGGAGATATCATTTGCGAGATATGTCATCAG CCTTATCAACCTGGTTATATTGCTCCATCTCGCCCCCAAACTGAAGAAACCGCTATTGATATTGG TGGAGGCTGGACAATCTCTGGCACCCCTGTGGATTTGCGTGATCCTCGCCTCTTGGCCATTGCAGAGGCAGAACGGCAAATTTTGGAAGCTGAGTATGATGAATATGCTGCATCAAATGCTAGTGGAGCTGCCTTTTGCCGTTCAGCTGCTCTAATT TTAATGGCCCTTCTGCTGTTGCGGCATGCATTAACTGTTCCAGATGCTGATGCAGAGGATGATGTGTCTACCTTTTTCTCT CTTTTCTTGCTTCGTGCTGCTGGGTTTCTCTTGCCATGCTACATCATGGCTTGGGCCATCAGTATATTACAGCGACAAAGGCAAAGACAG GAAGCAGCAGCATTGGCTGCAACACAGGTTGCTTTTGTGCTACAATCCGGGCAACGTAGGGGTATGCATTTTACCATTGCATCAGGACCTACAATGACCACTCATCATCAGGAAAGCATTTGA